In the Podospora pseudocomata strain CBS 415.72m chromosome 5, whole genome shotgun sequence genome, one interval contains:
- a CDS encoding hypothetical protein (antiSMASH:Cluster_12; COG:S; EggNog:ENOG503PC1B), whose translation MGRYHCPLCGWQIYESRPISSSWNHEFRGLCRCSVSNRTNLTGVGKQNRVASRSFVAPLNPAGRYDDPGYRISDQDAVGTHFCEINNKFGFPVHNICWKLLEEAIYPSPVPIERLFGVLKSFVWPSLCVDGRLDWRWREISQLAECSSKDSFPWDITANASTADVPPFTSDPYFVDLHEILGERYGVYDVPLAPDNLLSGLVSGNDPFLSLPEELCSVIACYLPLRDALHVRLASRSFWHLFDRQQFWRSQFMGQNSDLSCLFELHRDPYQGARDWRLLYHRITDTSNDSDEDVWSGLRNRGQAWQKILTIVDILGLCPTPNAAFTKRGHLAHLKPRPDCILRVGGSAAESLVGTVGPLQVGCFRKSVQSLAIPNETVRISASTIDVGSFTYISGLTIVSSSQTESAGHLGPKERERSVTLNAADLRGLNVAVGLRGIHALQFADSAGLTPWLGDPHDAAKTTRLGSVSNISSLEVWSDAFRIVEIGIMKKQSSELSDTENISDLRILGIWYPDIPPSQLNLNEECFFSAKAFAEGFRPLFWTHFGGPGGVHLKSLLRIYWNQPAETITFAYENKGVPLSSQSFGRAPEPEWDDDSSCFEPDTQSSTFVIDGPGGERITAVEICQKYRKTGRTWECTEGVLTGFKVFTNHGRSHLFRGVVDAYPEDWRVETKRLEVPPGSVVTGLYGFSVRNLGYGLAALGIITELEA comes from the exons ATGGGTCGATACCATTGTCCGCTCTGCGGATGGCAAATATATGAGTCAAGGCCAATATCCTCATCATGGAATCACGAATTTCGCGGCC TCTGCCGCTGCTCAGTCAGCAACCGAACTAACCTCACAGGTGTTGGAAAACAGAACCGTGTTGCCTCTCGTTCCTTCGTCGCCCCACTAAACCCAGCTGGGCGATACGACGACCCTGGCTACAGGATTTCAGACCAAGACGCGGTTGGAACCCATTTTTGTGAAATCAACAACAAATTCGGATTCCCTGTACACAATATCTGTTGGAAGCTActcgaggaggccatctACCCCAGCCCGGTGCCAATTGAAAGGTTGTTCGGTGTCTTGAAGTCTTTCGTATGGCCGTCGTTGTGCGTCGATGGGCGGCTTGATTGGCGCTGGAGAGAAATCTCGCAGTTAGCAGAGTGTTCATCGAAAGACTCATTCCCTTGGGATATCACCGCCAACGCGAGCACCGCTGATGTGCCGCCATTCACATCGGATCCTTATTTCGTCGACCTCCACGAGATACTGGGTGAGCGATACGGAGTCTACGATGTTCCTCTTGCCCCCGATAACCTGTTATCCGGCCTAGTGTCAGGAAACGatcccttcctctccctcccggAGGAGCTTTGCTCTGTTATTGCCTGCTATTTACCACTCCGTGACGCCCTCCATGTCCGTTTGGCATCGCGATCCTTTTGGCATCTTTTTGATCGTCAACAGTTTTGGCGTTCTCAATTTATGGGTCAAAATTCTGACCTTTCATGCCTGTTTGAACTTCATCGAGATCCATATCAAGGGGCCCGTGATTGGCGATTACTCTACCACCGGATTACCGACACCAGCAATGACTCGGATGAGGATGTCTGGAGCGGCCTTCGCAACAGAGGGCAAGCCTGGCAGAAGATATTGACTATTGTAGACATCCTGGGACTTTGTCCAACTCCAAACGCCGCGTTTACGAAGAGGGGTCATTTGGCACACTTGAAGCCCCGGCCAGACTGTATTCTACGAGTCGGGGGGAGTGCCGCAGAGTCCCTAGTCGGCACGGTGGGTCCGCTGCAAGTGGGATGTTTCCGAAAATCCGTACAATCTCTTGCTATCCCCAACGAGACAGTCCGAATATCTGCGTCAACCATAGATGTGGGATCCTTTACGTACATCTCCGGCTTGACCATTGTGTCGAGTTCGCAGACAGAAAGCGCTGGTCACCTGGGTCCCAAGGAAAGGGAGCGATCCGTAACCCTAAACGCTGCTGATCTACGGGGCCTCAACGTTGCGGTTGGTTTGAGAGGTATCCACGCTTTGCAGTTTGCGGATTCGGCAGGACTGACCCCTTGGCTGGGCGATCCTCATGATGCTGCAAAAACGACGAGGCTTGGGAGTGTATCAAATATTTCATCACTGGAAGTCTGGTCCGAT GCATTCAGAATCGTCGAGATTGGTATCATGAAGAAGCAAAGTTCCGAGCTCAGCGACACAGAAAATATCTCAGACTTGAGAATTCTCGGAATATGGTACCCCGATAttcccccttctcaactCAACCTGAATGAAGAGTGCTTCTTCTCTGCGAAAGCATTTGCGGAGGGATTCAGACCACTGTTCTGGACCCATTTCGGCGGCCCAGGTGGTGTGCATCTGAAAAGCCTACTGAGAATATATTGGAATCAGCCGGCCGAAACCATCACTTTTGCTTATGAAAACAAGGGGGTTCCATTGAGCTCTCAAAGCTTCGGTCGGGCACCAGAACCTGAATGGGACGACGACTCATCGTGTTTTGAGCCTGACACTCAATCGAGCACGTTTGTAATCGATGGACCTGGGGGAGAAAGAATTACCGCTGTCGAGATTTGCCAGAAGTACCGGAAGACTGGCAGAACATGGGAGTGTACAGAAGGAGTCCTAACTGGATTCAAG GTTTTCACCAACCATGGACGATCCCACCTGTTCCGGGGTGTTGTAGACGCCTATCCGGAGGACTGGAGAGTTGAGACGAAGCGACTTGAAGTGCCTCCAGGGAGTGTAGTTACAGGGCTATACGGGTTTTCTGTTCGGAATTTGGGATATGGACTTGCAGCACTGGGGATTATCACCGAGTTGGAGGCTTGA